From the genome of Fusobacterium perfoetens, one region includes:
- the dtd gene encoding D-aminoacyl-tRNA deacylase, which translates to MRAVVQRVTSAEVKIDGNSVGKIDKGFLVLLGVTHTDTEKDVEWLANKIKGLRVFEDEEGKMNLGLDDIKGDILIVSQFTLYGNCLKGKRPSFIEAARPETAIPLYEKFIDIFKSFGLNKVEHGVFGADMKVSLINDGPVTMIIDTPEK; encoded by the coding sequence ATGAGAGCAGTGGTTCAAAGAGTTACTTCAGCAGAAGTTAAAATAGATGGAAATTCAGTTGGAAAAATTGATAAAGGCTTTCTTGTTCTTCTTGGAGTTACTCATACAGACACAGAAAAAGATGTTGAATGGCTTGCAAATAAAATTAAAGGACTTAGAGTTTTTGAAGATGAAGAGGGAAAAATGAATCTAGGTCTTGATGATATAAAAGGAGATATACTTATTGTTTCACAATTTACTCTTTATGGAAATTGTCTTAAAGGGAAAAGACCTAGCTTTATAGAAGCTGCAAGACCTGAAACAGCAATTCCTTTATATGAAAAATTTATTGATATATTTAAATCTTTTGGACTTAATAAAGTTGAACACGGAGTATTCGGAGCTGATATGAAGGTTTCTCTTATAAATGACGGCCCTGTTACAATGATAATTGATACACCTGAAAAATAA
- a CDS encoding metal-sensing transcriptional repressor — protein MKKAEGYIKLTPQETKELIDREKNLVIIDTRTEMEFTYEGKLENAILIDFLKPRIFKREIQKYDRNKTYLVYCAVGRVSQPACELMAELGFKNIYEMIGGLKAWQKDSELVTTVSKLDNEEIIETRKRIVTRLNKIEGQIRGMKKMLLDGEYCGDILNQSLAVKSALGSVNQEIMEMFSNVCITCPSDKEDFFKYLKKLMK, from the coding sequence ATGAAAAAAGCTGAAGGATATATAAAATTAACACCTCAGGAAACAAAAGAATTAATAGATAGAGAAAAAAATTTGGTGATAATAGATACAAGAACAGAGATGGAATTTACTTATGAGGGAAAACTTGAAAATGCAATACTTATTGATTTTTTAAAACCTCGTATATTCAAGAGAGAGATTCAAAAGTATGATAGAAATAAAACTTATTTAGTATATTGTGCTGTAGGAAGAGTGAGTCAACCTGCTTGTGAACTTATGGCAGAATTAGGATTTAAAAATATTTATGAAATGATAGGTGGTTTAAAAGCTTGGCAGAAGGATTCTGAGCTTGTTACAACTGTATCAAAGCTTGATAATGAAGAGATAATTGAAACAAGAAAAAGAATAGTAACAAGGCTTAATAAAATCGAGGGGCAGATAAGAGGGATGAAAAAAATGCTTCTTGATGGTGAATATTGTGGAGATATTCTTAATCAATCTCTTGCTGTAAAATCTGCTCTTGGAAGTGTTAATCAGGAAATAATGGAGATGTTTTCTAATGTCTGCATTACTTGTCCTTCTGATAAAGAGGATTTTTTCAAATATCTTAAAAAACTTATGAAATAA
- a CDS encoding S-methyl-5-thioribose-1-phosphate isomerase, translating to MKRMDEGLAFMLQYENIAWYENGKVRILDRRIYPREVKFVECTDYREVRQAITDMVTQSAGPYTAAGMGMALAAYQAEGLSKDEQIAFLAEASEVISHARPTTANRMKLITDACYEVGKEAIEKGESAVDAIFKRTIDSLERRYGRMSIVAKNLVNMFPQKGKVMTQCFGETIVGCMGREIRNQNKDIEFYCPETRPYLQGARLTASVLKDQGFKVTVITDNMPAWTMKSKGIDLFTSAADTISMDGHIVNKVGTLQIAITAKYFGIPYFVTGIPDEDKRLENIVIEERNPEEVISCNGIKNTLEGVEGYYPSFDITPPHLVSAVVTDQGVYSPYNLAEYYEKEVEQYY from the coding sequence ATGAAAAGAATGGATGAAGGTTTAGCTTTTATGCTTCAATATGAAAATATAGCATGGTATGAAAATGGAAAAGTAAGAATACTTGACAGAAGAATATACCCAAGAGAAGTTAAATTTGTAGAATGTACAGATTATCGTGAAGTAAGACAAGCTATAACAGATATGGTAACACAAAGTGCTGGTCCTTATACAGCAGCTGGAATGGGAATGGCTCTTGCAGCATATCAGGCAGAGGGATTATCTAAAGATGAACAAATAGCTTTTTTAGCTGAAGCATCAGAAGTTATTTCTCATGCAAGACCTACAACAGCAAATCGTATGAAACTTATAACAGATGCTTGTTATGAGGTTGGAAAAGAAGCTATTGAAAAAGGAGAATCAGCAGTAGATGCAATTTTTAAAAGAACAATAGATTCTCTTGAAAGAAGATATGGAAGAATGTCAATAGTTGCTAAAAATCTTGTAAATATGTTCCCTCAAAAAGGAAAAGTAATGACACAATGCTTTGGAGAAACAATAGTTGGGTGCATGGGAAGAGAAATTAGAAATCAAAACAAAGATATTGAATTTTACTGCCCAGAAACAAGACCTTATTTACAAGGTGCAAGACTTACAGCAAGTGTATTAAAAGATCAAGGATTTAAAGTAACTGTTATAACAGACAATATGCCTGCATGGACAATGAAATCAAAAGGAATAGATTTATTTACATCTGCAGCTGATACAATCAGCATGGACGGACATATTGTAAATAAAGTAGGAACTCTTCAAATTGCTATAACAGCAAAATATTTTGGAATACCTTATTTTGTAACAGGAATTCCTGATGAAGATAAGAGACTTGAAAATATAGTTATTGAAGAAAGAAATCCTGAAGAAGTTATAAGCTGCAATGGAATAAAAAATACTCTTGAAGGAGTTGAAGGATACTATCCTTCATTTGATATTACACCTCCTCATTTAGTAAGTGCTGTTGTAACAGATCAAGGAGTATATTCACCATATAACTTAGCTGAATATTATGAAAAAGAAGTAGAACAATATTATTAA
- a CDS encoding L-fuculose-phosphate aldolase, protein MLLEKERLEVIEYGKRMITEGLTKGTGGNISVVNKEKGLMAITPSGIDYMKIQPEDIVILDVQTGKIVDGERVPSSESDMHRIFYKYRDDIQAVVHTHSKFAAGLSCTGKKLPAVHYLLAVAGIDVPCAEYATYGTVKLAKNAFEAMKGTKAVLLSNHGMITGGATLAEAYNIAENVEFCCELYFIAKTVGEPNILSDEEMKNVVERFKDYGKRIEEHEEI, encoded by the coding sequence ATGTTATTAGAAAAAGAAAGACTGGAAGTTATAGAGTATGGAAAGCGTATGATAACAGAGGGACTTACAAAAGGTACTGGAGGAAATATAAGTGTTGTAAATAAGGAAAAAGGGCTTATGGCTATTACTCCAAGTGGAATAGATTATATGAAAATACAACCTGAAGATATTGTAATTCTTGATGTTCAAACAGGAAAAATCGTTGATGGAGAAAGAGTTCCATCAAGTGAATCAGATATGCATAGAATTTTTTATAAATACAGAGATGATATACAAGCAGTTGTACATACTCACTCAAAATTTGCTGCAGGACTTTCTTGCACAGGAAAAAAACTTCCTGCTGTTCATTATTTACTTGCAGTTGCAGGTATAGATGTTCCTTGTGCTGAATATGCAACTTATGGAACAGTAAAGCTTGCAAAAAATGCTTTTGAAGCAATGAAGGGAACAAAAGCTGTTCTTCTTAGCAATCATGGAATGATTACAGGAGGAGCAACACTTGCAGAAGCTTATAATATAGCAGAAAATGTAGAATTTTGCTGTGAACTGTATTTTATTGCAAAAACTGTAGGAGAACCTAATATTCTTTCAGATGAAGAAATGAAAAATGTAGTTGAGAGATTTAAAGACTATGGAAAAAGAATAGAGGAACATGAAGAAATCTAA
- a CDS encoding alpha-hydroxy-acid oxidizing protein, with product MDIKEIKENARERMKGFCNMCRECDGVWCAGKVPGMGGTGTGDSFKRAHNKLKEIKVIMKTIHSASDPVLQTSIWGKTLSFPAIAAPITGTVFNMGGYVNDAEYSDDVVLGSLDAGTIAMIGDTGDPKCFEHGINAIKKAGGQGIAIIKPRANEEIIKRIKIAEEAGAVAIGIDSDGAGLVTMKLFGQPVGPKSFEDLKILVQSTKLPFIVKGILSVEEAILCADAGVDTIVVSNHGGRVLNETLAPCEVLEDIVKAVGDRINVLADGSVREGVDILKYLALGAKAVLIGRPLIWGSVGGRQEGVKVVLDTFKNQLYQNMILTGCVDVKTIDSKVIFK from the coding sequence ATGGATATTAAAGAAATAAAAGAAAATGCCCGTGAAAGAATGAAAGGTTTCTGTAATATGTGCAGAGAATGTGATGGTGTTTGGTGTGCAGGAAAAGTGCCAGGAATGGGAGGAACTGGTACTGGAGATTCCTTTAAAAGAGCTCACAATAAATTAAAAGAAATAAAAGTTATTATGAAAACTATACATAGTGCATCAGATCCTGTTCTTCAAACTTCAATTTGGGGAAAAACTCTTTCTTTTCCTGCTATAGCAGCTCCTATTACAGGTACTGTCTTCAATATGGGAGGATATGTAAATGATGCAGAATATTCTGATGATGTTGTTTTAGGATCACTTGATGCTGGAACTATTGCTATGATAGGAGATACAGGAGATCCAAAATGTTTTGAACACGGAATTAATGCCATTAAAAAAGCTGGAGGACAAGGTATAGCAATTATAAAACCAAGAGCTAATGAAGAAATTATTAAAAGAATAAAAATTGCTGAAGAGGCAGGAGCTGTAGCTATAGGTATTGACAGTGATGGAGCAGGACTTGTTACTATGAAACTTTTCGGACAACCTGTAGGACCTAAATCTTTTGAAGATTTGAAAATTCTTGTTCAGTCAACTAAACTTCCTTTTATAGTTAAAGGAATTTTATCTGTTGAAGAAGCTATCTTATGTGCTGATGCAGGTGTTGACACTATCGTTGTTTCAAATCATGGAGGAAGAGTTCTTAATGAAACTCTTGCACCTTGTGAAGTACTTGAAGATATTGTAAAAGCTGTTGGAGACAGAATAAATGTTCTTGCTGATGGTTCTGTAAGAGAAGGTGTTGACATCTTAAAATATCTTGCTTTAGGAGCAAAAGCTGTACTTATTGGAAGACCTCTTATTTGGGGTTCTGTTGGAGGAAGACAGGAAGGAGTAAAAGTTGTTCTTGATACTTTCAAAAATCAGCTTTATCAAAATATGATTTTAACAGGATGTGTTGATGTAAAAACAATAGATTCTAAAGTAATCTTTAAATAA
- a CDS encoding APC family permease — MVRKKEIGKFEVISIAIGSIIGTGAFLLPGDLFLSRIGFLNTVIGITLGAFLVFAIEKNYSFLIKKFPKAGGEYIFVKNVIGQKNAFICGWLLVLSYFTIIPLNATAVPVVIDTIFPGALKFGYLYSLKGDIYFGELIVGIISLLIFLYFNIKGIKFASMVQNIMVFFLVGIVLTTAGLLMYINGIYHSVFMSHMREPLNFSNILKILSVAPFLFIGFDCIPQITEELNFDTKKLSLLAGFSIFLGGFLYICLTFIASYGLTKNELLMMDVNWAAGYAVELFLHRTGVLFLGFAFFTAIVAGINGFYMSSSRLMAAMAEEGDLPSCFAQGDKGNPVNALILLFVLSCITVFSGRNTVLWSLDVSSVGAAMGYLYTSYAAYKLYHKEGKFSLCGIIGIVTGGVFVLLLLVPVFSTSLNSASYITLLVWCVLGAIFKSTICKKIDIKLFKKV, encoded by the coding sequence GTGGTAAGGAAAAAAGAGATAGGGAAATTTGAAGTAATAAGCATCGCTATAGGTTCTATTATAGGAACAGGTGCATTTCTTCTGCCAGGAGATTTGTTTTTAAGCAGAATAGGATTTTTAAATACTGTTATAGGGATAACATTGGGAGCTTTTTTAGTTTTTGCAATAGAGAAAAATTATAGTTTTCTTATAAAAAAATTTCCTAAAGCAGGAGGAGAATATATATTTGTAAAAAATGTAATAGGGCAAAAAAATGCTTTTATCTGTGGTTGGCTTTTAGTTCTTTCATATTTTACAATTATACCTCTTAATGCAACAGCAGTTCCTGTAGTAATAGATACAATATTTCCAGGGGCTTTAAAGTTTGGATATCTTTATAGTTTAAAAGGGGATATATATTTTGGAGAACTTATAGTTGGAATAATATCTCTTCTTATATTTTTATATTTTAATATAAAAGGGATAAAATTTGCTTCAATGGTACAGAATATAATGGTGTTTTTTCTTGTGGGAATTGTTCTTACAACAGCTGGACTTCTTATGTATATAAATGGGATTTATCATTCTGTATTTATGAGTCATATGAGAGAGCCTCTTAATTTTTCAAACATATTAAAGATACTTTCTGTTGCTCCCTTTTTATTTATAGGTTTTGATTGTATTCCTCAAATAACAGAGGAACTTAATTTTGATACTAAAAAACTTTCTCTTTTAGCAGGATTTTCAATTTTTCTTGGAGGATTTTTATATATCTGTTTGACATTTATTGCATCTTACGGATTGACAAAAAATGAACTTTTAATGATGGATGTAAATTGGGCAGCAGGTTATGCAGTTGAACTTTTTCTTCATAGAACAGGAGTATTATTTCTTGGTTTTGCATTTTTTACAGCTATTGTAGCAGGAATAAATGGATTTTATATGTCAAGCAGTCGTCTTATGGCAGCAATGGCAGAAGAGGGAGATCTTCCATCTTGTTTTGCTCAAGGAGATAAAGGAAACCCTGTAAATGCTTTGATACTTTTATTTGTATTAAGTTGTATCACTGTATTTTCAGGAAGAAATACAGTATTATGGTCTTTAGATGTTTCATCTGTAGGGGCAGCAATGGGATATCTTTATACATCTTATGCAGCTTATAAACTTTATCATAAAGAGGGAAAATTTTCATTGTGTGGAATTATAGGAATAGTAACAGGTGGAGTTTTTGTTTTACTTCTTCTTGTTCCTGTGTTTTCAACCTCTTTAAACAGTGCTTCATATATAACACTTTTAGTTTGGTGTGTGTTGGGAGCAATTTTTAAATCTACAATATGTAAAAAAATTGACATTAAATTGTTTAAAAAGGTATAA
- a CDS encoding nicotinate phosphoribosyltransferase has translation MAEERALTEFARVINSDRYQYTESDIFIMEQTQEREAVFDMYFRSTEDNGFAVVSGIREVVNLIEILNNTSEEEKREYFSKIISEQHLVDYLVKMKFTGDIYAMREGELAYANEPVITVKAPLVQAKILETPLLNIMNLQMAIATKASRVTRAAAPIGVSAFGSRRAHGFDSAVSGTKAAVIGGCTSHSNLVAEYKYGVPSVGTMAHSYIQTFGVGREAEKKAFDAFIKYRRERKANSLILLIDTYNTLKIGIKNAVKAFKDNGIDDSYEGIYGVRIDSGDLAYLSKKCREELDNAGFKKAKIFLTNSLNEDLIKSLKQQNACVDIFGVGDAIAVSKSYPCFGGVYKIVEIDKEPVIKLSEDAIKISNPGFKEVYRIYDQKGLAYVDIITLARDDSDKDKFLAGETFTTRAELDEYKCSTLKEGEYTCKKLTRTYVKAGKTTEEYDKLVDVLSSQKYYLDSLEKLSEERKRLEFPHRYKVNLSNDLRELKYSLIDKISEELNDEK, from the coding sequence ATGGCAGAAGAAAGAGCACTTACGGAATTTGCAAGGGTTATCAACTCTGATAGATATCAGTATACAGAGAGTGACATTTTTATAATGGAACAGACACAGGAGAGAGAAGCTGTATTTGATATGTATTTCAGAAGCACAGAAGATAATGGATTTGCAGTTGTTTCAGGAATAAGAGAAGTGGTAAATCTTATTGAAATATTAAATAATACAAGTGAGGAAGAAAAAAGAGAATATTTTTCAAAAATAATAAGTGAACAGCATCTTGTGGACTATCTTGTAAAAATGAAATTTACAGGAGATATTTATGCAATGAGAGAAGGAGAGCTAGCTTATGCAAATGAGCCTGTAATAACAGTGAAAGCTCCTCTTGTTCAGGCAAAAATACTTGAAACACCTTTGCTTAATATTATGAATCTTCAGATGGCTATAGCGACAAAGGCATCAAGAGTGACAAGAGCAGCAGCACCTATAGGAGTGTCTGCATTTGGAAGCAGAAGAGCACATGGTTTTGACAGTGCAGTAAGTGGAACAAAAGCAGCAGTCATAGGAGGATGTACATCTCATTCAAATCTTGTGGCAGAATATAAATATGGAGTGCCTAGTGTGGGAACAATGGCTCATTCATATATTCAGACCTTTGGTGTAGGAAGAGAGGCTGAGAAAAAAGCCTTTGATGCTTTTATAAAATACAGAAGAGAGAGAAAAGCAAATTCTCTGATTCTTCTTATAGACACTTATAATACTCTTAAAATAGGAATAAAAAATGCTGTAAAAGCATTTAAAGATAATGGAATTGATGACAGCTATGAAGGAATTTATGGAGTTAGAATAGATTCTGGAGACTTAGCATATCTTTCTAAAAAATGTAGAGAAGAACTTGATAATGCAGGGTTTAAAAAAGCAAAAATATTCCTGACAAATTCACTTAATGAAGATTTAATAAAATCTTTAAAACAGCAAAATGCTTGTGTTGATATATTTGGTGTAGGAGATGCCATTGCAGTAAGCAAATCTTATCCATGTTTCGGAGGAGTTTATAAAATAGTTGAAATTGACAAGGAGCCTGTAATAAAGCTTTCTGAAGATGCAATAAAAATTTCAAATCCTGGATTTAAAGAAGTGTACAGAATATATGATCAAAAAGGACTTGCTTATGTTGATATAATAACTCTTGCAAGAGATGACTCTGATAAAGATAAATTCCTTGCAGGAGAAACTTTTACAACAAGAGCAGAACTTGATGAGTATAAATGCAGCACTCTTAAGGAAGGGGAGTATACATGCAAAAAACTTACAAGAACTTATGTAAAAGCTGGAAAAACTACCGAAGAATATGATAAACTAGTAGATGTACTAAGTTCTCAGAAATATTATCTGGACAGTCTTGAAAAACTTTCTGAAGAAAGAAAAAGACTGGAGTTTCCACACAGATATAAAGTTAACTTATCAAATGATCTGCGTGAATTAAAATATTCATTAATTGATAAAATATCTGAAGAATTAAATGATGAAAAATAA
- a CDS encoding Na+/H+ antiporter NhaC family protein, translating to MEKKGNIKGLIPLFIFLGLYAGAGIFTKNFGSMPLLTAFMITMGVSFALDKKGDKKTLDQKVEIFCKGAGDSTLILMVIIFLLAGAFYSVADAMGAVSSTVNLGLSVLPAKALLPGLFLVGCALSFSMGTSMGTVSALTPVAVGIARETGIALPLVCGVVIGGAMFGDNMSFISDTTIAATRTQEVGMRDKFKVNFAIVLPAVIINLVLISLMGGNGVAGKVYEYNLVNIIPYLSIIVLALIGLNVINVLSIGIGLGLAIGLVHGDFSFMEVFGILQRGFGWMEDMSIIAMVVGGVVALMHYHGGIDFILENLTARIKSKKGAEFGIAALVSVLDLATTNNTVSIITAGPLARDIADEFGVDRKRTAGLLDIFSSAFQGLMPYAGQLLMAAGMAQISPGAIVPYCWYSMLMVVMGILSIATGFPNFKTTNE from the coding sequence ATGGAAAAGAAAGGTAACATTAAAGGTTTAATCCCATTGTTTATATTCTTGGGATTATATGCAGGTGCAGGAATTTTTACAAAAAACTTTGGAAGCATGCCGCTTCTTACAGCTTTTATGATTACAATGGGAGTTTCATTTGCTCTTGATAAAAAAGGCGACAAGAAAACTCTTGATCAAAAAGTTGAAATTTTCTGTAAAGGAGCAGGAGATTCTACATTAATTCTTATGGTTATTATTTTCTTACTTGCAGGAGCATTCTATTCAGTTGCAGATGCAATGGGTGCAGTTAGTTCAACAGTAAATCTTGGACTTTCAGTTCTTCCAGCAAAAGCATTATTGCCTGGATTGTTCTTAGTTGGTTGTGCTTTAAGCTTCTCAATGGGAACATCAATGGGAACAGTAAGTGCTCTTACACCAGTTGCAGTTGGAATAGCAAGAGAAACTGGAATAGCTCTTCCATTAGTTTGTGGAGTTGTTATTGGTGGTGCAATGTTCGGAGACAATATGTCATTTATATCTGACACAACAATAGCAGCTACAAGAACTCAGGAAGTTGGAATGAGAGATAAGTTTAAAGTAAACTTTGCAATTGTTCTTCCAGCAGTAATAATCAATCTTGTGCTTATATCTTTAATGGGTGGAAATGGAGTTGCAGGAAAAGTATATGAATACAATCTTGTAAATATAATTCCTTACCTTTCTATTATAGTACTTGCTCTTATAGGATTAAATGTTATAAATGTTTTAAGTATAGGAATAGGACTTGGACTTGCAATAGGACTTGTACATGGAGACTTTAGCTTTATGGAAGTCTTTGGAATCCTTCAAAGAGGATTTGGTTGGATGGAAGATATGTCAATTATCGCAATGGTAGTTGGAGGAGTTGTTGCTCTTATGCATTATCATGGAGGAATTGATTTCATACTTGAAAACCTTACTGCAAGAATTAAAAGTAAAAAAGGTGCTGAATTTGGAATTGCAGCTCTAGTAAGCGTACTTGACCTTGCAACAACAAACAATACAGTATCAATAATTACTGCAGGACCTCTTGCAAGAGATATAGCAGATGAATTTGGTGTTGACCGTAAAAGAACAGCAGGACTTTTAGATATATTCTCATCAGCATTCCAAGGACTTATGCCTTATGCAGGACAGCTTTTAATGGCAGCTGGAATGGCTCAAATATCTCCAGGAGCAATTGTTCCATATTGCTGGTATTCAATGTTAATGGTTGTTATGGGAATCTTATCAATAGCAACAGGTTTCCCTAATTTTAAAACAACAAACGAATAG
- a CDS encoding DeoR/GlpR family DNA-binding transcription regulator, producing MLAIQRLKEIEKMLNEKGSVVISSLSKQFKVSEETIRRDLDKLEKTNVLKRVRGGAYLQSESDKQVPLEIREKIYLTEKQEIADKCIEFIEDGDTIMIDSSTTAVCVAQNIRRYEKKVTVITNSIKVVEEFQDSKWVKVICIGGGLRKRTKSFIGNQALNQLEKLHANKAFVSCTAVNRKFGATDDSEREAEIRAKMISNSEKSFLIVDRTKFDNLESHLICKLEDIDVIITEQRLSSEWENTLKKTKVDIIYVQH from the coding sequence ATGTTAGCTATTCAAAGACTGAAAGAAATTGAAAAAATGCTTAACGAAAAAGGGAGTGTTGTTATAAGCTCTCTTAGCAAACAATTTAAAGTCTCGGAAGAAACAATAAGACGGGACTTGGATAAATTGGAAAAAACAAATGTATTGAAAAGAGTAAGAGGAGGAGCTTATCTTCAATCTGAATCAGATAAACAGGTTCCTTTGGAAATCAGAGAGAAAATTTATTTGACTGAGAAACAAGAGATAGCAGATAAGTGTATAGAGTTTATTGAAGATGGGGACACAATAATGATAGACAGTAGTACAACAGCTGTTTGTGTAGCTCAGAATATTCGCAGATATGAAAAAAAAGTTACTGTAATTACTAATTCAATAAAAGTAGTTGAAGAATTTCAAGATTCAAAATGGGTAAAAGTTATTTGTATTGGAGGAGGCTTGAGAAAAAGAACAAAATCTTTTATAGGAAATCAAGCTTTAAATCAATTAGAAAAGCTTCATGCAAATAAAGCTTTTGTAAGCTGTACAGCAGTAAATAGAAAATTTGGTGCAACAGATGACAGTGAAAGAGAAGCAGAAATAAGAGCCAAAATGATAAGTAATTCAGAAAAATCTTTTTTAATAGTGGACAGAACAAAGTTTGATAATTTGGAATCACATCTCATATGTAAATTAGAAGATATTGATGTAATTATTACAGAACAAAGATTATCTTCTGAATGGGAAAACACATTAAAAAAGACAAAAGTAGATATTATATATGTTCAACATTAA
- a CDS encoding xanthine phosphoribosyltransferase, which produces MELLKSLIVSQGEVKNSALLKVDSFLNHQIDPVLMYEIGQELKRRFAGEKITKVLTIEASGIAIGIMAAYAFNVPLVFAKKKRPSTMDDSYNVTVHSFTKDTDYNITVSKEFLNERDRVLIVDDFLAMGNAVIGLKEIVEEAGAEVVGVGIVVEKGFQKGGDMLREQGIKLESLAIIDSLEGNKITFRD; this is translated from the coding sequence ATGGAATTACTAAAAAGTTTAATAGTGTCACAAGGAGAGGTTAAAAACTCAGCTTTATTAAAAGTTGACAGTTTTTTAAACCATCAGATAGATCCTGTTTTAATGTATGAAATTGGTCAGGAACTTAAAAGAAGATTTGCAGGAGAAAAAATAACAAAAGTTCTTACAATAGAAGCTTCAGGAATAGCAATAGGAATAATGGCAGCTTATGCTTTTAATGTGCCTTTAGTTTTTGCTAAGAAGAAAAGACCATCAACAATGGACGACAGTTATAATGTGACAGTTCATTCTTTTACAAAAGATACAGACTATAATATTACAGTTTCAAAAGAATTTCTTAATGAAAGAGATAGAGTTCTTATAGTTGATGATTTCTTAGCTATGGGAAATGCTGTTATAGGTCTTAAAGAAATTGTTGAAGAAGCAGGAGCAGAAGTTGTAGGAGTAGGAATAGTTGTTGAGAAAGGTTTCCAAAAAGGTGGGGACATGCTTAGAGAACAAGGAATTAAACTTGAGTCTCTTGCAATAATTGATAGTCTTGAAGGAAATAAAATAACATTCAGAGACTAA
- a CDS encoding iron-containing alcohol dehydrogenase translates to MENFNFKSSTRLVFGKDTHEETGKYVKEYSKKILVHYEGDGALIKKLGIYDKVVKSLEENGIEYITLGGVVPNPRLSLVYEGIKICKENGIDFILAIGGGSVIDSAKAISLGTAYDGDVWDFFTGKNEPKSSMNVGVVLTIPGSGSEMSESSIISNEELSMKCVCDTEKNFPVFSILDPQVCFTIPAHLMACGVTDIMSHLMERYFSQAEHTELSDALLEAAMRTVVEFGPKIMAEPKNYNNAAQIMWSATVAHNGMIACGRIADWSSHRIEHEISAIYDITHGAGMAIVFPAWMKYVKDENIDVFVNFAVKVFGVEKSENKEETALKGIAKLEEFFKSLGLKISLSESGIGEENFEIMAEKALGGSETLGRFKKLAKEDIVNILKISK, encoded by the coding sequence ATGGAAAACTTTAATTTTAAAAGTAGCACAAGATTAGTTTTTGGAAAAGATACTCATGAGGAAACAGGTAAATATGTAAAGGAATACAGTAAAAAAATACTTGTTCATTATGAGGGAGACGGAGCCTTAATAAAAAAACTTGGTATCTATGACAAAGTAGTGAAATCATTAGAAGAAAATGGAATAGAATATATAACTCTTGGAGGAGTAGTTCCTAATCCAAGATTATCACTTGTATATGAAGGTATAAAAATTTGTAAGGAAAATGGAATAGATTTTATATTGGCTATAGGAGGAGGAAGTGTTATTGACTCTGCAAAAGCCATTTCTTTAGGAACAGCTTATGATGGAGATGTATGGGATTTCTTTACAGGAAAAAATGAACCAAAAAGTTCAATGAATGTTGGTGTTGTTCTTACAATACCAGGATCAGGTTCAGAAATGTCAGAAAGCTCAATAATAAGTAATGAAGAATTATCTATGAAATGCGTATGTGATACTGAGAAAAACTTCCCTGTATTTTCTATATTAGATCCACAGGTATGTTTTACTATCCCAGCACATTTAATGGCATGTGGTGTTACAGATATTATGTCTCACTTAATGGAAAGATATTTCAGCCAAGCTGAGCATACAGAACTTAGTGATGCTCTTTTAGAAGCTGCAATGAGAACAGTTGTTGAATTTGGTCCAAAAATCATGGCAGAGCCAAAAAATTATAATAATGCAGCTCAGATTATGTGGTCAGCAACAGTGGCTCATAACGGAATGATAGCTTGTGGAAGAATAGCAGACTGGTCATCTCACAGAATAGAACATGAAATCAGTGCAATTTATGATATAACTCATGGTGCAGGAATGGCAATAGTTTTCCCAGCATGGATGAAATATGTAAAAGATGAGAATATTGATGTGTTTGTAAACTTTGCTGTGAAAGTATTTGGAGTAGAAAAATCTGAAAACAAAGAAGAAACAGCATTAAAAGGAATAGCAAAACTGGAAGAGTTCTTTAAATCTTTAGGTCTTAAAATCTCTCTTTCTGAATCAGGAATAGGAGAAGAAAATTTTGAAATCATGGCAGAAAAAGCTCTTGGTGGAAGCGAGACTTTAGGAAGATTTAAAAAACTTGCTAAGGAAGATATAGTAAATATCTTAAAAATATCAAAATAA